The Pleuronectes platessa chromosome 11, fPlePla1.1, whole genome shotgun sequence genome includes a window with the following:
- the LOC128450765 gene encoding growth arrest and DNA damage-inducible protein GADD45 beta: MIPGESFDSTENRMQSAGLALEELLVTAQKQDCLTVGIYESAKLFTADPDSVVLCVLAADDEDDVALQIHFTLLQSFCCDSGITILRVSGFQRLQQLIGSMDANRNQEDLHCMLVTNPQADHCRLQEVGTYCLESRRHNQWVPELVLQER; this comes from the exons ATGATTCCAGGCGAGAGCTTTGACTCCACCGAGAACAG gatGCAGTCTGCGGGTctggctctggaggagctgctggtaACGGCTCAGAAACAAGACTGCCTCACCGTCGGCATCTACGAATCTGCAAAACTTTTCACTGC GGATCCAGACAGCGTGGTGCTCTGCGTCCTGGCAGCCGACGATGAAGACGACGTGGCGCTGCAGATCCACTTTACCCTGCTGCAGTCGTTTTGCTGCGACAGCGGCATCACCATCCTGCGAGTCTCCGGCTTTCAgcggctccagcagctgatcgGATCGATGGATGCCAACAGAAACCAGGAAGACCTTCACTGCATGCTAGTGACG AACCCCCAGGCTGACCACTGCAGGCTACAAGAGGTGGGGACCTACTGCCTGGAGAGCCGACGCCACAACCAGTGGGTTCCCGAACTGGTCCTGCAGGAACGTTGA
- the LOC128451041 gene encoding microtubule-associated protein 1S → MASSRVVEREVREEPRRAACTANIDFCPHKYSVLIIVGRTTHLGHTQAHISREIQRGIRSWDIDFKSCNLNHHLQEFLSHHTASFKGAGQKCLRHGTKALDTQVLISPSQEQVHSEVFALLSRDSAQKLLILCGQSVEDSGDLLFHRGLFSPSQLKQILTEQFLDEESSASSSSKLSLTLSCPNIGEWRNTLLGNQPQQRPFTLHINPPEVLPAMEALGDFTSLISGTLCPPSTFDLLPPPITVGFLKLSRPCCYVFPAGRGDCAFFAVNGFTVLLDGGSDTQACFWKLVRHLDRVDAVLLTHIGTENLPGVNSFLERKVAELELVSDVKAEDSSKRLISPELGVVFFNAPSRLQLEQQPCVDNVLKSTQEAAITVQLLKKLDIRPQPMFRPQGVPIEPLTLFQKMGVGQLDLYLLSPGKNSQEYQTFMQNWPDSSSASKSQALPLPALASVSALLVWHPACPQEKVVRMLFPGATPQAKLLQGLEKLKGLAFLRKPTVTTGDLERLGEDGKTKRTDSQDSGKSPGKDTTSKHVKEVLVKEKGKGLNGVGARDADKTKIKEAAVKQKAVTSEKNMSKRAGGRDGKKEEKTGNKDEYGITKHDPVKKESVPSKPKNENITKLKKEAKNDSKTGAKKTRKPAGKEANDGKKTHVNTELPNNNSTKPNAGTGSDIPEPEIPPTEQQNPKAESEPEEKPYGSKTSTPEDMTADFLKLQEERVEEAKQRSSESGNEKSLGGLSKETSKEAEEEEAAGGTGTVGGEGGDSEVKAGADLQRGSGNAAKPAKVVGFPSPLNNPPNNQHEVQLDLTPTEYTLLDGALKHSPPSRSSPENQAPASLDEETVETDSPDSRPNSAGHTPYGLSPDDVWCNSAPLSRLQAQIGNSESGDVHLQSGSSRQSEGQPSQNKTPPESHTNPREKHLSFLSLGTFKDGPSDPSASVATTTTTTTTTHSMPAEVSSPQSTEVDESLSMSFEQGPGYVSQREGDDSIHHSHSNGAHFAGMSLPMKKPPRSLGQGSEMGRPPAPGTLHFESSPHEVDLCLVSPCEFKHFKHPDSSSATSEPSRGAFSWHHHGSNNNNPKDASPSESNTPVCTEDCPSTTADGALDSDEDESCSEPTNSPHDHCARQALPCDPPPAALRDSPPLPPHPDTSMPVPQSDPDAHGKRAKAGSMRGKKTPGVVEGPQRSASGKSRTGIQSGVTKGNTSSTRTPSSSPRAAPAKSSSSPGSKAPSVGEASVYVDLAYIPSGASSPTVTVDFFRCVRSSCYIISGDNQEREELMRQTLDALLDGKASWSDTVQVTVIPTFESVPMQEWYQHTQDRQKELGITVLGSNSTVAMQDETFPACKIEF, encoded by the exons ATGGCGTCCAGCCGGGTGGTGGAGAGGGAGGTCCGGGAGGAGCCGAGGCGCGCAGCCTGCACCGCAAACATCGACTTCTGCCCGCATAAGTACTCCGTGCTCATCATCGTCGGACGCACCACTCACCtcggacacacacaggctcacatCAGCAGGGAGATTCAGCGAG GAATCCGGTCCTGGGACATTGACTTCAAATCCTGTAACCTGAACCACCATCTCCAAGAGTTCCTGTCCCATCACACGGCGTCATTCAAGGGTGCAG GTCAGAAGTGTCTGCGCCACGGCACCAAAGCGTTGGACACTCAGGTGCTGATCAGTCCGTCTCAGGAGCAGGTTCATTCAGAG GTGTTTGCTCTGCTGTCGAGGGACTCGGCTCAGAAGCTCTTGATCCTCTGTGGACAGAGCGTGGAGGACAGTGGAGACCTGCTGTTTCACAGAGGACTGTTTTCACCAAGCCAGCTGAAACAAATACTGACAGAgcag ttccTCGATGAAgagagctctgcctcctcctcctctaagcTCAGCCTGACCCTCAGCTGTCCCAACATCGGCGAGTGGAGGAATACTCTGTTGGGGAACCAGCCTCAGCAGCGTCCGTTCACGCTCCACATCAATCCCCCAGAGGTGCTGCCTGCCATGGAGGCCCTGGGGGACTTCACCTCCCTCATCTCCGGCACCCTTTGCCCTCCGTCCACCTTcgacctcctgcctcctcccatCACTGTTGGTTTCCTCAAGCTGTCCCGTCCCTGCTGCTACGTCTTTCCCGCCGGCAGAGGCGACTGCGCCTTCTTCGCCGTCAACGGCTTCACGGTGCTGTTGGACGGCGGCTCGGACACTCAGGCCTGCTTCTGGAAGCTGGTCCGCCACCTGGACCGCGTCGATGCTGTTTTGTTGACGCACATCGGGACAGAGAACCTGCCGGGGGTCAACTCCTTCCTGGAGAGGAAGGTGGCCGAGCTGGAGCTGGTTTCGGATGTCAAAG caGAGGACTCGTCCAAGAGGCTGATCTCCCCAGAGCTTGGAGTCGTGTTCTTTAACGcccccagcaggctgcagctggagcagcagcctT GTGTGGACAATGTATTGAAGAGCACGCAGGAGGCGGCCATAACCGTACAGTTATTAAAGAAGTTAGACATCAGACCACAACCAATGTTTCGACCACAGGGAGTCCCCATCGAGCCCCTGACCCTGTTCCAGAAGATGGGAGTGGGACAACTGGACTTGTACCTCCTCAGTCCTGGTAAAAACAGCCAGGAGTACCAGACATTCATGCAGAACTGGCCTGACTCCTCGTCCGCATCCAAATCTCAAGCTCTCCCTCTCCCGGCCCTGGCCTCGGTGTCCGCTCTGCTTGTGTGGCACCCTGCGTGCCCTCAAGAGAAGGTGGTGAGGATGCTGTTCCCCGGTGCTACGCCCCAGGCGAAGCTGCTACAGGGGCTGGAGAAGCTGAAGGGCCTGGCCTTCCTCCGAAAACCAACTGTGACCACCGGGGACCTGGAGAGGCTGGGTGAAGACGGAAAGACCAAGAGGACGGACAGCCAGGATAGTGGCAAGTCACCAGGGAAGGATACAACATCAAAACATGTCAAAGAGGTGTTGGtgaaggaaaagggaaaaggttTAAATGGAGTTGGTGCAAGAGATGCtgataaaacaaaaatcaaagagGCGGCTGTAAAGCAAAAAGCAGTAACATCAGAGAAGAATATGTCaaagagagcaggagggagggatgggaaaaaagaggagaagactGGCAATAAAGACGAGTATGGCATAACGAAGCATGATCCGGTGAAAAAGGAAAGTGTCCCTTCCAAACCAAAGAATGAAAATATAACTAAGCTCAAAAAGGAAGCAAAAAACGACTCTAAAACAGGAGCGAAGAAAACGAGAAAACCAGCAGGGAAGGAGGCAAACGACGGCAAGAAGACACATGTAAACACTGAACTGCCGAATAACAACTCAACAAAGCCCAATGCTGGGACTGGGTCAGACATCCCAGAGCCGGAGATCCCTCCCACTGAGCAGCAGAATCCAAAAGCGGAGTCAGAACCTGAAGAGAAACCCTACGGCTCCAAAACGTCAACCCCCGAGGACATGACTGCCGATTTTctcaagctgcaggaggagagagtggaggAAGCGAAGCAGAGAAGCAGCGAGTCAGGAAATGAAAAGAGCCTGGGAGGTCTGAGCAAAGAGACGAGTAAggaagctgaagaagaagaagcagcaggtggcacagggacagtgggaggagagggtggTGATAGTGAAGTGAAAGCTGGTGCAGACTTGCAGAGAGGTTCTGGAAACGCTGCCAAACCTGCAAAAGTTGTTGGATTTCCATCCCCCCTGAACAACCCGCCAAATAACCAACACGAAGTCCAGTTAGACCTAACTCCCACTGAGTACACTCTCCTGGACGGCGCTTTGAAACACAGCCCCCCCTCCCGATCCTCTCCGGAGAACCAGGCCCCCGCCAGCCTTGATGAGGAGACTGTGGAGACGGACTCCCCGGACTCCCGGCCCAACAGCGCGGGCCACACTCCGTACGGCCTCTCCCCGGACGACGTGTGGTGCAACAGTGCCCCTCTCAGCAGGTTACAGGCCCAGATTGGAAACTCAGAGTCCGGTGATGTCCACCTGCAGAGTGGATCGTCCAGACAAAGTGAGGGGCAGCCATCCCAGAACAAAACCCCTCCTGAGAGCCACACAAACCCCAGGGAGAAGCATCTCAGTTTCCTGTCGTTGGGGACTTTTAAAGACGGACCTTCAGACCCGTCTGCCTCTgtggccaccaccaccaccaccaccaccaccacacactccATGCCAGCAGAGGTGAGCTCCCCTCAGTCCACAGAAGTAGATGAGTCACTGTCCATGTCGTTTGAGCAGGGACCAGGCTATGTGAGccagagagagggggatgacAGCATTCATCACTCCCACTCCAACGGAGCCCATTTCGCCGGGATGTCTTTACCAATGAAGAAGCCGCCCAGATCTTTAGGTCAAGGTTCAGAGATGGGGCGACCTCCGGCCCCTGGCACGCTTCATTTTGAGTCTTCACCTCATGAAGTGGATCTTTGTCTGGTTTCTCCCTGTGAGTTCAAGCATTTCAAACATCCTGACTCCAGCTCGGCCACCAGCGAACCGTCTAGAGGAGCCTTCTCGTGGCATCATCacggcagcaacaacaacaacccaaaGGACGCGTCACCCAGCGAATCGAACACCCCCGTTTGTACAGAGGACTGCCCGTCCACCACGGCCGATGGAGCCCTGGACTCAGACGAGGACGAGTCGTGTAGTGAGCCGACGAACTCCCCACACGACCACTGCGCCAGGCAGGCTCTGCCCTGCGACCCTCCTCCTGCCGCGCTCAGGGAcagtcctcctctgcctccgcACCCTGACACCTCCATGCCTGTTCCTCAGTCTGACCCTGACGCCCACGGGAAGAGAGCGAAAGCCGGCAGCATGCGAGGGAAGAAGACGCCAGGG GTTGTCGAGGGTCCCCAGAGATCCGCCTCGGGGAAAAGCCGGACAGGAATTCAAAGTGGAGTCACCAAAGGGAACACCTCTTCCACTCGTACGCCTTCGTCCAGCCCCCGCGCAGCACCAGCAAAATCCTCCTCCAGTCCCG GCTCAAAGGCTCCCTCTGTCGGAGAAGCCAGCGTGTACGTGGACCTGGCGTACATCCCCTCTGGAGCCTCCTCGCCAACCGTCACCGTGGATTTCTTCAGGTGTGTCCGCTCCTCCTGCTACATCATCAGCGGcgacaatcaggagagggaggagctgaTGAGGCAAACACTGGATGCTCTGCTGGATGGAAAGGCGTCCTGGTCTGACACTGTACAG GTGACGGTGATCCCGACCTTTGAGTCGGTGCCGATGCAGGAGTGGTACCAGCAcacccaggacagacagaaagagctgGGCATCACCGTGCTGGGATCCAACAGCACTGTGGCCATGCAGGACGAGACCTTCCCCGCCTGCAAGATCGAGTTCTGA
- the LOC128451512 gene encoding cocaine- and amphetamine-regulated transcript protein-like — MVSARALLLAVTCCCAYLWLARAEADSSLETRSLDFSPKRQQEKDLIDALQEVLEKLRSKEMPSEKKLGWLPSCDAGEPCAVRKGARIGTMCSCPRGTSCNFYVLKCL, encoded by the exons ATGGTCAGCGCACGAGCTCTCCTCCTCGCGGTCACCTGCTGCTGCGCGTACCTGTGGCTCGCTCGTGCAGAGGCAGACTCTTCACTGGAGACGCGCTCGTTGGATTTCTCGCCGAAAAGACAACAGGAGAAAGACCTG ATTGATGCGTTGCAAGAAGTGCTGGAGAAGCTGAGGAGCAAGGAGATGCCCTCTGAGAAAAAGCTTGGCTGGTTGCCTTCG TGTGACGCAGGGGAGCCATGCGCCGTGCGTAAAGGCGCGCGTATTGGCACCATGTGCAGCTGTCCCCGAGGGACCTCCTGCAACTTCTACGTCCTCAAatgtttgtga
- the spata7 gene encoding spermatogenesis-associated protein 7 homolog isoform X1 codes for MFPRKMGFAECNFAMESRTGSVSSGLGSRPGARGQSVKSSPFCQRSSSKTTQSIVRDHMVSHYKKVYSAKAAVDVSVPKSITLSVKYNDQIRQDRLRKGGRPQSAHSLSQRNSRASSLSQSTLSVQYDDNQYLCSRSSMVSSPRLNTSFHPKEIVYRSSKQDLSHHARPASGFKFRSPESALHRKNSACSLAASGGPSCYQTFQDPIQKTYSGDILLKHSQHFTQEKPFTPRTLKSEKSSYLEKYRYYRAPRRKITQESTSSKSVRQETNHRSTKTKEYTQDFDEPSQGFTTDHEWSEDEFNGTYLSESRQQSQLNKSRERYLFNSSSRFSEECVKSPMMKKVAAEEEELMYLEFISAVTEDILSRGHISDRVLDRVTMHHIEMNRHQLDVGKMRHLLVILRKDFEEPATTSTSTAELEKKENGLLDSLLPYLESGRTQVKTKDSDGLPYASLIKISDSLDYTNALWVPATLRCPERTATPTKTNETDKEEEDEEKCTGSENVSGVSEEDVQHNQPDTTATNEEVSNENNEKTSDEELHQDQVEVSHDDGQSKELEDLGKRLSESLHVSSNTNSHDPDAANEQHENTVASVSDDEF; via the exons ATGTTCCCGAGGAAAATGGGATTCGCTGAGTGCAACTTTGCCATGGAGTCGAGAACAG gGAGTGTGTCATCTGGCCTGGGGAGCCGCCCTGGTGCGAGAGGGCAGAGTGTGAAAAGTAGCC CCTTTTGCCAGCGCTCCTCCAGCAAGACGACACAGTCCATCGTCAGAGACCACATGGTGTCTCATTACAAAAAGGTTTACTCAGCTAAAG CTGCCGTTGATGTTTCAGTTCCCAAAAGCATAACATTAAGTGTAAAAT ACAACGACCAGATCAGGCAGGATCGCTTGAGGAAAGGGGGCCGTCCTCAGTCAGCCCATTCCCTCTCACAGAGGAATAGCAGAGCCTCCTCCTTGTCCCAG AGTACATTATCCGTGCAGTATGATGACAACCAGTACCTTTGCTCGAGGAGTTCCATGGTCTCCAGTCCGAGGCTCAACACCTCCTTTCATCCCAAGGAGATTGTTTATCGATCAAGTAAACAGGACCTTTCTCATCACGCTCGCCCAGCATCAGGGTTTAAGTTCCGCAGCCCGGAGTCGGCTTTGCACAGAAAGAACTCGGCATGTTCACTGGCCGCCTCAGGAGGTCCGAGTTGCTACCAGACTTTCCAGGACCCTATACAGAAGACATACAGTGGAGATATACTCCTGAAACACTCACAGCACTTTACCCAGGAAAAACCTTTCACCCCCAGGACCCTGAAGTCAGAGAAGAGTTCATACCTGGAAAAATATCGCTACTACAGAGCACCACGAAGGAAAATCACTCAGGAAAGCACCAGCTCCAAGTCGGTGCGACAGGAGACGAATCACAGAAG CACAAAAACCAAGGAATACACTCAGGACTTTGATGAGCCATCTCAG GGATTTACTACAGACCATGAGTGGTCTGAGGATGAGTTCAATGGCACATACCTATCAGAATCAAGACAACAGAGTCAActaaacaagagcagagagcGTTATTTATTCAACTCCTCATCCAG GTTCTCAGAGGAGTGCGTGAAATCTCCAATGATGAAGAAAGTAGCTGCAGA agaagaagaactaATGTACCTCGAGTTTATTTCTGCTGTAACAGAGGACATCTTGTCCAGGGGGCATATCTCCGACAG GGTCCTAGATCGGGTGACAATGCATCATATTGAAATGAATCGCCATCAGCTTGATGTG GGTAAAATGCGCCACCTTCTGGTTATACTGCGTAAAGACTTTGAAGAGCCAGCCACCACATCCACCTCCACTGCAGAGCTCGAAAAGAAGGAGAATGGTCTGCTCGACTCACTCCTGCCATATCTGGAATCAGGGAGGACACAAGTGAAGACCAAAGACAGCGACGGGCTCCCCTATGCATCACTGATCAAAATCAGTGATTCACTCGATTACACTAATGCCTTATGGGTGCCTGCAACTTTACGTTGTCCTGAGAGGACTGCTAcaccaacaaaaacaaatgaaacggacaaggaggaggaggatgaggaaaagTGCACTGGCTCTGAGAATGTTTCAGGTGTCAGTGAAGAGGACGTCCAACACAATCAACCCGACACGACTGCAACAAATGAAGAAGTTAGCAATGAAAACAATGAGAAAACCAGTGATGAAGAATTGCATCAAGACCAAGTTGAGGTCAGTCACGATGATGGACAATCGAAAGAGCTCGAAGATCTTGGAAAACGTCTGTCCGAGTCACTCCATGTGTCCAGCAACACAAACTCTCATGACCCTGACGCTGCCAATGAGCAGCACGAAAATACGGTAGCTTCTGTCAGCGATGATGAGTTCTGA
- the spata7 gene encoding spermatogenesis-associated protein 7 homolog isoform X2, with protein MFPRKMGFAECNFAMESRTGSVSSGLGSRPGARGQSVKSSPFCQRSSSKTTQSIVRDHMVSHYKKVYSAKAAVDVSVPKSITLSVKYNDQIRQDRLRKGGRPQSAHSLSQRNSRASSLSQYDDNQYLCSRSSMVSSPRLNTSFHPKEIVYRSSKQDLSHHARPASGFKFRSPESALHRKNSACSLAASGGPSCYQTFQDPIQKTYSGDILLKHSQHFTQEKPFTPRTLKSEKSSYLEKYRYYRAPRRKITQESTSSKSVRQETNHRSTKTKEYTQDFDEPSQGFTTDHEWSEDEFNGTYLSESRQQSQLNKSRERYLFNSSSRFSEECVKSPMMKKVAAEEEELMYLEFISAVTEDILSRGHISDRVLDRVTMHHIEMNRHQLDVGKMRHLLVILRKDFEEPATTSTSTAELEKKENGLLDSLLPYLESGRTQVKTKDSDGLPYASLIKISDSLDYTNALWVPATLRCPERTATPTKTNETDKEEEDEEKCTGSENVSGVSEEDVQHNQPDTTATNEEVSNENNEKTSDEELHQDQVEVSHDDGQSKELEDLGKRLSESLHVSSNTNSHDPDAANEQHENTVASVSDDEF; from the exons ATGTTCCCGAGGAAAATGGGATTCGCTGAGTGCAACTTTGCCATGGAGTCGAGAACAG gGAGTGTGTCATCTGGCCTGGGGAGCCGCCCTGGTGCGAGAGGGCAGAGTGTGAAAAGTAGCC CCTTTTGCCAGCGCTCCTCCAGCAAGACGACACAGTCCATCGTCAGAGACCACATGGTGTCTCATTACAAAAAGGTTTACTCAGCTAAAG CTGCCGTTGATGTTTCAGTTCCCAAAAGCATAACATTAAGTGTAAAAT ACAACGACCAGATCAGGCAGGATCGCTTGAGGAAAGGGGGCCGTCCTCAGTCAGCCCATTCCCTCTCACAGAGGAATAGCAGAGCCTCCTCCTTGTCCCAG TATGATGACAACCAGTACCTTTGCTCGAGGAGTTCCATGGTCTCCAGTCCGAGGCTCAACACCTCCTTTCATCCCAAGGAGATTGTTTATCGATCAAGTAAACAGGACCTTTCTCATCACGCTCGCCCAGCATCAGGGTTTAAGTTCCGCAGCCCGGAGTCGGCTTTGCACAGAAAGAACTCGGCATGTTCACTGGCCGCCTCAGGAGGTCCGAGTTGCTACCAGACTTTCCAGGACCCTATACAGAAGACATACAGTGGAGATATACTCCTGAAACACTCACAGCACTTTACCCAGGAAAAACCTTTCACCCCCAGGACCCTGAAGTCAGAGAAGAGTTCATACCTGGAAAAATATCGCTACTACAGAGCACCACGAAGGAAAATCACTCAGGAAAGCACCAGCTCCAAGTCGGTGCGACAGGAGACGAATCACAGAAG CACAAAAACCAAGGAATACACTCAGGACTTTGATGAGCCATCTCAG GGATTTACTACAGACCATGAGTGGTCTGAGGATGAGTTCAATGGCACATACCTATCAGAATCAAGACAACAGAGTCAActaaacaagagcagagagcGTTATTTATTCAACTCCTCATCCAG GTTCTCAGAGGAGTGCGTGAAATCTCCAATGATGAAGAAAGTAGCTGCAGA agaagaagaactaATGTACCTCGAGTTTATTTCTGCTGTAACAGAGGACATCTTGTCCAGGGGGCATATCTCCGACAG GGTCCTAGATCGGGTGACAATGCATCATATTGAAATGAATCGCCATCAGCTTGATGTG GGTAAAATGCGCCACCTTCTGGTTATACTGCGTAAAGACTTTGAAGAGCCAGCCACCACATCCACCTCCACTGCAGAGCTCGAAAAGAAGGAGAATGGTCTGCTCGACTCACTCCTGCCATATCTGGAATCAGGGAGGACACAAGTGAAGACCAAAGACAGCGACGGGCTCCCCTATGCATCACTGATCAAAATCAGTGATTCACTCGATTACACTAATGCCTTATGGGTGCCTGCAACTTTACGTTGTCCTGAGAGGACTGCTAcaccaacaaaaacaaatgaaacggacaaggaggaggaggatgaggaaaagTGCACTGGCTCTGAGAATGTTTCAGGTGTCAGTGAAGAGGACGTCCAACACAATCAACCCGACACGACTGCAACAAATGAAGAAGTTAGCAATGAAAACAATGAGAAAACCAGTGATGAAGAATTGCATCAAGACCAAGTTGAGGTCAGTCACGATGATGGACAATCGAAAGAGCTCGAAGATCTTGGAAAACGTCTGTCCGAGTCACTCCATGTGTCCAGCAACACAAACTCTCATGACCCTGACGCTGCCAATGAGCAGCACGAAAATACGGTAGCTTCTGTCAGCGATGATGAGTTCTGA